Part of the Hydrogenimonas thermophila genome, CTATAACGCATGATGGTAGTTTAAGAAGCAAATTTATTTTTACCGAACAAGCATTTAATTTTATTCAAGCAATTCCAACAGAAAAGATATTATTAGGGTATGGTGCCAATAGTAGCATAGAATTATTTGGACACTTTCTACATAATTATGTTTTAGTGTATGTAATAGATCAGGGTATTATAGGATTATTTTTAATTTTTGTATTTCACTATGTTCTTGCCAAGCAGACAAATGGAATGTGGTTAATAGTATTTTTACCTTATTTGATGGTAGCTATGTCAGTTGTAAGTTATGCTAGCCATGTAGTTTATATGGCTGCTGGTTTAGTGTATCTTTTATTTGTAAATAAAAATAAAATAAAATTTATTGTATATAAAAAAGGATATTGAAAATGAAAGTAGATTTGGTAATAGCTACATATAATAGAGCTAGTTTTTTAAAACAAACATTAGATAATGTATTAGAATATCAAAATGAATTAAATAAAATCTTTGTTATTAATAATAATTCTCAGGATAATACTATGGATATTTTGATAGAGTATGAAAAAAAAAGTCCTAAAATTAAAGTTTTTAATATGGATAAAAATTTAGGAGCACCAGGAGGTAAAAATATTGGTCTAAAAGAAAGCAAAGCAGATGTAGTTATAGTATTAGATGATGATGCAATTTTTTGTTCATATAATCCTATAAAAGAAATTATAAATATTTTTAAGCAAGAAAAAGATCTAGGAATTATTCAATTTAAAATTATCAACTATCAAACAAAAAAAATACTCAATTATGAGTTCCCTGGCAAACTTCCTGAAAAAAATGGAGATAAAGAATTTTATACAGGATATTTTATAGGTGCTGGACATGCTATTAAGAGAGAAATGCTAGAAAAGGTTGGATATTATCCGGATGACTTTTTTTATGCACATGAAGAACTTGACTTAAGTTATAGAGCTATAAATAATGGATATAAAATAAAATATTATCCAAAAGTAGCTATCTATCATAAAAAGGCTCCTGGAGGTAGATTGTCTCCAAAAGAAGTAATAAAGCATAATTTTAGAAATAGATTAATAATGAATTACAAATATTTACCACTAAAATATCGCATAATAAATAATTCTTTATGGTTTTTGAAAACACTAAAAGATTCAAAAAATTTGTTAATACCTTTAAAGGCTATAGTAGAATATATTCAAATAAAAGATGATTTAAAGATAAATAAACTTAAAGAAAAAGCTATTGATTATTGTAGGCAATATAATGGAAGGCTATATTACTAATGAATTTAGTTTCCGTAATTACACCATCTTACAACTCATCAAAATTTATTGCTAAAACAATTGAATCTGTTTTAAACCAAACCTATCAAAATTGGGAAATGATTATAGTTGATGATGTTTCATCTGATA contains:
- a CDS encoding glycosyltransferase family 2 protein — encoded protein: MKVDLVIATYNRASFLKQTLDNVLEYQNELNKIFVINNNSQDNTMDILIEYEKKSPKIKVFNMDKNLGAPGGKNIGLKESKADVVIVLDDDAIFCSYNPIKEIINIFKQEKDLGIIQFKIINYQTKKILNYEFPGKLPEKNGDKEFYTGYFIGAGHAIKREMLEKVGYYPDDFFYAHEELDLSYRAINNGYKIKYYPKVAIYHKKAPGGRLSPKEVIKHNFRNRLIMNYKYLPLKYRIINNSLWFLKTLKDSKNLLIPLKAIVEYIQIKDDLKINKLKEKAIDYCRQYNGRLYY